The following proteins are encoded in a genomic region of Candidatus Methylospira mobilis:
- the pyrR gene encoding bifunctional pyr operon transcriptional regulator/uracil phosphoribosyltransferase PyrR — MSESLPRLDELLERLENDMRVEIEKRGLSDPVMIGVLSGGAWIAQQLHGRLAIREPLGLLNINFYRDDFSQIGMHPRVTPSKLPFRVEGRNILLIDDVLHTGRTIRAALNEIFDYGRPAQVVLGVLVARDGREIPVQADCSGMRLRLEQGQKIKLSGPEPLELFIISSSNIHEKHEQKLEER; from the coding sequence ATGTCTGAATCCCTGCCGCGGCTCGACGAGCTGCTGGAACGTCTCGAAAACGATATGCGCGTCGAAATCGAAAAGCGCGGGTTGAGCGACCCGGTCATGATCGGCGTGCTCAGCGGCGGCGCCTGGATCGCGCAGCAGTTGCACGGCCGTCTGGCGATACGCGAGCCGCTGGGTTTGCTGAACATCAATTTTTATCGCGACGATTTCTCCCAGATCGGCATGCATCCGCGCGTAACGCCGAGCAAGCTGCCGTTCAGAGTCGAAGGGCGCAATATTCTGTTGATCGACGATGTGCTGCATACCGGGCGCACCATACGCGCGGCGTTGAATGAAATTTTCGATTACGGGCGTCCGGCTCAGGTGGTGCTGGGCGTACTGGTGGCGCGCGATGGCCGCGAGATACCGGTACAGGCCGATTGCAGCGGCATGCGGTTGCGGCTGGAGCAAGGTCAAAAGATCAAGCTGTCGGGGCCGGAACCGCTCGAGCTTTTTATTATAAGCTCAAGCAATATCCACGAAAAACACGAACAAAAGCTGGAAGAGCGTTGA
- the glgP gene encoding glycogen/starch/alpha-glucan family phosphorylase, producing MASKGNILAVDDTPASLKLLSDLLKDEGYEVRSAINGELALKSAVSNPPELVLLDIRMPDMNGFEVCDRLKSHPKTRDVPVIFISALSETEEKVQGFGLGAVDFVTKPYQREELLARVRTHLEVDRLRNHLEEMVAERDEASRTELNTGSLKRGIVEHLIYSIGRMPEVADKHDYYKALSYAIRDRLQHRWLSSMRTYVNHKPGLKMVCYLSAEFLLGPHLGNNLLNLGIEQAVREAIVSLGLDYDELVALDAEPGLGNGGLGRLAACYLESLATLERPAIGYGIRYEFGIFEQLIKDGWQVEITDKWLRHGNPWEIAKPEVSFIVGFGGHTENYPGDGKEPLRKRWVPHRVVRGIAYDTPILGYRVNTCNTLRLWGAEAIDSFDFQAFNHGDYYRAVNDKITSETITKVLYPNDEADVGKRLRLEQQYFLVSCSLQDRLSLLDLGHIMVRDFPAYFIFQLNDTHPSLAVPEMMRLLVDERQLSWNEAWDITQRCFGYTNHTLLPEALETWSVPLLAELLPRHLEIIYEINARFLEQVRQRFPGDENIISRMSLIDPYGDKHVRMAHLAAVGSHAINGVAALHTELLKTSVLKDFYEIWPERFSNKTNGVTPRRFLQLSNPKLGGLITRTIGDGWTTSLVELGKLEAYAEDVAFCKDWRAVKQENKERLAYYVWKNTHIELDPGWLFDVHVKRIHEYKRQHLNILHIISLYCRLKKNPQLIIPQRAFIFGGKAAPGYFMAKRMIKLINSVAEQVNNDPIARRFLRVAFIPDFNVKNSQLIYPAADVSEQISTAGKEASGTGNMKFMMNGAITIGTLDGANVEIREEAGPENFFLFGLTVHEVEKVKREGYRPASFVESNPQLAEILQLIASGHFSNGDKEIFRSVYENLLNSDPFLVLADYADYMACQDRVGAAWNDADHWTRMSILNTARSGKFSSDRAIREYCDEIWQVPQAPVDLANY from the coding sequence ATGGCAAGCAAAGGCAACATTCTCGCCGTGGATGATACACCGGCATCTCTAAAGCTGCTGTCGGATTTGCTCAAGGATGAAGGTTATGAAGTGCGTTCCGCGATTAACGGGGAACTGGCCTTGAAATCCGCCGTCAGCAATCCGCCCGAGCTCGTACTGCTCGATATTCGCATGCCGGATATGAATGGCTTCGAGGTATGCGACAGACTCAAATCGCACCCTAAAACCCGTGACGTGCCGGTAATATTCATCAGCGCACTATCCGAAACAGAGGAAAAAGTGCAAGGCTTCGGATTGGGAGCAGTGGATTTTGTCACCAAGCCCTATCAACGCGAAGAACTGCTTGCCCGCGTTCGCACCCATCTGGAAGTAGACCGTCTCCGCAACCACCTGGAAGAGATGGTTGCGGAACGCGATGAAGCCAGCCGTACCGAATTGAACACGGGAAGTCTGAAGCGCGGAATAGTCGAACATCTGATTTATTCCATCGGACGCATGCCTGAAGTCGCGGACAAACACGATTATTACAAAGCGCTTTCCTACGCGATACGCGACAGGCTGCAGCATCGCTGGCTGAGTTCCATGCGCACCTATGTCAACCACAAGCCCGGCCTGAAAATGGTTTGCTACCTGTCTGCGGAGTTTTTGCTGGGACCGCACCTTGGCAACAACCTGCTCAACCTGGGGATAGAGCAGGCAGTGCGTGAAGCGATCGTATCTCTCGGCCTGGATTACGATGAGCTGGTGGCTCTGGATGCCGAGCCCGGACTTGGAAATGGCGGCTTGGGCAGGCTTGCCGCCTGCTACCTGGAGTCGCTGGCCACGCTGGAGCGGCCTGCCATCGGCTATGGCATCCGCTATGAGTTCGGTATTTTCGAACAGCTCATCAAGGACGGCTGGCAGGTCGAAATCACCGATAAATGGTTGCGTCATGGAAATCCCTGGGAAATCGCCAAACCTGAAGTTTCCTTTATCGTCGGCTTCGGCGGCCATACCGAAAACTACCCCGGAGACGGAAAGGAACCGCTGCGTAAACGCTGGGTGCCGCATCGCGTGGTGAGGGGAATTGCCTATGACACGCCTATACTCGGTTACCGGGTAAATACCTGCAACACGTTGCGACTGTGGGGCGCCGAGGCGATAGACTCATTCGATTTTCAGGCTTTTAACCATGGAGACTATTATCGGGCGGTGAACGATAAAATTACCTCCGAAACCATCACCAAGGTGCTTTATCCGAACGATGAGGCGGATGTCGGCAAGCGGCTGCGCCTGGAGCAACAATACTTCCTGGTTTCCTGCTCGCTGCAGGATCGCCTGAGCCTGCTCGATTTGGGACATATCATGGTGCGGGATTTCCCCGCGTACTTCATTTTCCAGCTTAACGACACGCACCCTTCGCTGGCCGTGCCTGAAATGATGCGGCTGCTGGTCGATGAGCGCCAGCTTTCCTGGAACGAGGCCTGGGATATCACGCAACGCTGTTTCGGCTACACCAACCATACATTGCTGCCGGAAGCGCTGGAAACCTGGTCGGTGCCTTTGCTGGCCGAACTGTTGCCGAGGCACCTGGAAATCATTTATGAAATCAATGCGCGCTTTCTGGAACAGGTTCGGCAACGTTTTCCCGGTGATGAAAACATAATCTCGCGCATGTCCCTGATCGATCCGTATGGCGATAAGCATGTACGTATGGCCCATCTGGCGGCTGTGGGCAGTCACGCCATTAACGGCGTAGCGGCGCTGCATACCGAATTGCTGAAAACCAGCGTTTTGAAAGACTTCTACGAGATATGGCCGGAGCGCTTCAGCAATAAGACCAACGGCGTCACGCCGCGCCGTTTCCTGCAGCTATCCAATCCGAAGCTCGGTGGCCTGATTACACGCACCATCGGCGATGGCTGGACTACCAGCCTGGTTGAACTCGGAAAACTCGAAGCCTATGCGGAAGATGTGGCGTTTTGCAAGGACTGGCGCGCCGTCAAGCAGGAGAACAAGGAGCGTCTGGCCTACTACGTCTGGAAAAATACCCATATCGAACTCGATCCCGGATGGCTGTTCGATGTCCATGTCAAACGCATCCATGAGTATAAGCGTCAGCATCTCAACATCCTGCATATCATTTCACTGTATTGCCGTCTGAAGAAAAATCCGCAGCTCATTATCCCGCAGCGTGCATTCATTTTCGGCGGGAAAGCGGCGCCCGGTTATTTCATGGCCAAACGCATGATCAAACTTATCAACTCGGTTGCGGAACAGGTGAATAACGATCCCATTGCCCGGCGATTCCTGCGCGTAGCTTTCATCCCTGATTTCAACGTAAAAAACTCCCAGTTAATCTACCCGGCTGCCGATGTATCCGAGCAAATTTCCACTGCAGGCAAGGAAGCCTCCGGCACCGGCAACATGAAGTTCATGATGAACGGCGCGATCACCATCGGGACGCTGGACGGCGCCAACGTCGAGATACGGGAAGAAGCGGGACCTGAAAATTTCTTTCTGTTCGGTCTGACGGTACACGAAGTGGAAAAAGTGAAGCGCGAGGGCTATCGTCCGGCATCTTTTGTCGAGAGCAACCCGCAGTTGGCCGAGATTTTACAGTTGATCGCGTCCGGACACTTCAGCAATGGCGATAAGGAAATCTTCCGCTCCGTGTATGAAAATTTGCTCAATTCCGACCCTTTCCTGGTGCTGGCCGATTATGCCGATTATATGGCCTGCCAGGACAGAGTCGGCGCCGCGTGGAACGATGCCGATCATTGGACGCGCATGTCCATACTCAATACCGCCCGATCCGGCAAGTTCTCTTCCGACCGGGCTATCCGCGAATATTGCGATGAGATCTGGCAGGTGCCGCAAGCGCCGGTTGATCTGGCCAACTATTAA
- the rpmB gene encoding 50S ribosomal protein L28 has protein sequence MSKVCQVTGKRRIVGHNVSHANNKTKRIFNPNLHERRFWVETENRWVRLKVSSQGLRTIDKNGIDAVLAEIRKRGETV, from the coding sequence ATGTCCAAAGTATGCCAAGTTACAGGCAAGCGACGTATTGTAGGCCATAACGTCTCGCACGCTAACAACAAAACCAAGAGAATTTTCAACCCCAACCTGCACGAACGCCGTTTTTGGGTGGAAACCGAAAACCGCTGGGTGCGCCTCAAGGTTTCCAGCCAGGGCCTGCGCACTATCGATAAAAACGGTATCGACGCGGTACTGGCCGAAATCCGCAAACGCGGCGAAACAGTTTAA
- the rpmG gene encoding 50S ribosomal protein L33, with the protein MRDKIKLVSSAGTGHFYTTTKNKRTMPEKMEIKKYDPVVRQHVIYKEGKIK; encoded by the coding sequence ATGCGTGACAAAATCAAACTCGTATCCAGCGCAGGCACCGGCCATTTCTACACGACCACCAAAAACAAGCGCACCATGCCGGAAAAGATGGAGATCAAAAAATACGACCCTGTCGTGCGCCAGCATGTGATCTACAAGGAAGGGAAAATCAAATAG
- a CDS encoding YqgE/AlgH family protein, which produces MKIKQWDTLTNHFLIAMPGMDDPFFAKTVTYLCQHSLEGALGIVLNRPSELTLADVMEQMKIDLQQEDTGKTPIYLGGPIQPDRGFVLHETGQSWDSTLRVSSEISMTTSRDILEALGQGKGPAKVLIALGYAGWSQGQLEREIIENAWLNTPGDQSILFDYPPSQRWKAAAGLVGVDIRLLTTQAGHA; this is translated from the coding sequence ATGAAGATTAAGCAATGGGACACCTTGACCAATCATTTTTTGATTGCCATGCCCGGTATGGACGATCCTTTCTTCGCTAAAACGGTGACTTACTTATGTCAGCATAGTCTGGAAGGCGCGTTGGGTATCGTATTGAACCGGCCGTCGGAACTGACGCTCGCCGATGTCATGGAACAGATGAAAATAGATTTGCAGCAGGAAGACACCGGAAAAACGCCTATCTATCTGGGCGGTCCGATACAGCCGGACCGCGGTTTCGTTTTGCATGAGACCGGTCAAAGCTGGGATTCCACCTTGCGCGTTTCGTCCGAAATATCCATGACCACTTCGCGCGATATCCTCGAGGCCCTGGGTCAGGGCAAAGGACCGGCAAAAGTCTTGATTGCTTTGGGCTATGCAGGCTGGTCTCAGGGGCAGCTGGAGCGCGAGATCATCGAAAATGCCTGGCTGAATACCCCTGGAGACCAGTCCATCCTGTTCGATTATCCGCCCTCGCAACGCTGGAAAGCCGCAGCCGGTCTGGTCGGGGTCGATATCCGCCTGCTGACGACCCAGGCCGGGCATGCCTGA
- a CDS encoding energy transducer TonB: MRHRFKSYVEMMSGNRFSEYGLRCLIRLQARFERANLLPFRLVAGAGYAWGRQCSLCWALGLAFIAHVIVLSAVNFKMPDVEASRSSTRSFEITVFHPVVEAVPEVKKAPVRIAKPPRRKEPVKTAVPIKEAPPPAPRNTLEKFHQANPAPEATLASPPPLHLDASLLAQQVADLGHGYTQQRIEKAREKRIVYVKNTTKDRYEAMEYERACWEKIERIGKLNYPDAARGKDLSGSLRIAVGINQDGGVYSVKILQSSGEQVLDQAAMHIVRLAAPFAPLPVVLGQQVDVLVITGVWDWRFLDNGKPTAR; this comes from the coding sequence ATGAGGCATCGCTTTAAATCGTATGTGGAAATGATGTCCGGCAACCGGTTTTCCGAATATGGGCTGCGTTGCTTAATACGGTTGCAGGCACGGTTCGAGCGCGCAAATTTATTGCCTTTCAGACTGGTGGCGGGCGCGGGTTATGCGTGGGGCAGGCAATGCAGTTTGTGCTGGGCGCTGGGTCTGGCGTTTATCGCTCATGTTATTGTGCTTTCCGCTGTTAATTTCAAAATGCCGGATGTCGAAGCGTCGCGATCGTCAACAAGGAGCTTTGAAATTACTGTGTTTCACCCCGTCGTGGAAGCCGTGCCGGAAGTTAAAAAAGCTCCCGTCCGTATCGCCAAGCCGCCGCGGCGCAAGGAACCCGTGAAGACAGCGGTCCCGATTAAGGAGGCGCCGCCGCCTGCGCCCAGGAATACGCTTGAAAAATTTCATCAGGCCAATCCTGCGCCGGAGGCAACGCTTGCTTCTCCGCCTCCGCTCCATCTCGATGCTTCACTATTGGCGCAGCAGGTTGCCGATTTGGGGCATGGTTACACGCAGCAACGCATCGAGAAAGCGCGGGAAAAGCGCATCGTCTATGTAAAAAACACCACTAAGGACCGCTACGAGGCGATGGAGTACGAGCGGGCTTGCTGGGAGAAAATAGAGCGTATTGGCAAGCTGAATTACCCGGATGCCGCGCGCGGTAAGGATTTGTCCGGCTCCTTGCGCATTGCGGTCGGCATTAATCAGGACGGCGGCGTCTATAGCGTCAAGATCCTGCAATCATCCGGTGAGCAGGTGCTGGATCAGGCGGCCATGCATATCGTACGCCTGGCCGCGCCGTTTGCGCCGTTGCCGGTCGTCTTGGGCCAGCAGGTGGATGTATTGGTGATAACCGGCGTATGGGATTGGCGTTTTCTCGATAACGGCAAGCCGACCGCGCGCTGA
- a CDS encoding PAS domain-containing hybrid sensor histidine kinase/response regulator has product MPNIAHANGAALYAACHIRRLIAGVVLTNLLVIAAVAFTLYRSLNSLQNHADAAAQNLAAILLILFFPGASYLLTRIWLRQMNAMKKLAQEEERFHTVADYTYDWEYWEGNSHEMLYMSPSCERVTGYAPDEFITTPDLLTRITHPDDKLPMKNHRHDASNKEPGRADFRIIRRDGEIRWIAHCCQPVFGSDGSYRGQRVSNRDVTDHHLFETEINRLAQAVEQNPTGMLITDLQGRLIYTNQAYTQITGHAFVEAYGKTQRELISTDIGDDEFNEIRKRLEAGKQWNGMVQNRHKDGALYWEFISASPIYDDEGNISSFLFLRTDITARKRNEEELRRYKDHLEDEVQQRTADLVLARNAAEAANQAKSVFLANMSHELRTPLNAILGFSGIMRKDPRTPEYQRQNLDIINRSGGHLLTLINDVLEMAKIEAGRVQLENAPFDLGGMVREVTDMMNLRAREKGLRLLIDQSSCFPRYISGDEARLRQVLINLVGNAIKFTHEGGVTIRLGTKSNRISHLIIEVEDSGPGIAAEDQQRIFEPFVQLAERGDNKGTGLGLTITRQFVQLMGGNLSLVSTPGIGTLFHVELPLTEVTKADIAKPKAEKGDVVGLAPGQTEYRILIVEDQVENQLLLVKLLESVGFKVKAADNGEQGVALFQSWRPHFIWMDRQMPVMDGLKAMQIIRALPGGREVKIAAVTASAFKEQRAELLNAGMDDFVRKPYRFNEIYECLSKQLGVKYIYKDIPGTETINVPKLTRESLSILPKALRQELKNALESLESERIALVIEQVASYDTKLQKALARIVENFDYPAIIKVLDTN; this is encoded by the coding sequence GTGCCGAACATAGCCCATGCAAACGGGGCCGCCTTATATGCAGCCTGCCATATCAGGCGTTTGATCGCCGGCGTCGTCCTGACCAACCTGCTGGTCATTGCCGCCGTGGCGTTTACACTATATCGAAGCCTTAACTCGCTCCAGAATCATGCCGATGCCGCGGCGCAGAATTTGGCAGCGATCCTTCTCATCTTATTTTTCCCCGGCGCATCATACTTGCTCACCCGTATTTGGCTGCGCCAAATGAACGCAATGAAAAAGCTGGCGCAAGAAGAGGAAAGGTTCCATACCGTCGCCGACTATACCTACGATTGGGAGTACTGGGAGGGGAATAGCCATGAAATGCTTTATATGTCGCCGTCGTGCGAGCGGGTAACCGGCTACGCCCCGGACGAATTTATCACCACACCGGATCTGCTGACACGCATCACCCATCCCGACGACAAGCTGCCGATGAAAAACCATCGCCACGACGCTTCGAACAAAGAACCGGGCAGAGCGGATTTCCGCATCATCCGTCGCGACGGAGAAATCCGCTGGATAGCGCATTGTTGCCAACCGGTGTTTGGGTCTGACGGAAGCTACCGGGGGCAGCGCGTAAGCAACCGCGACGTTACCGATCATCACCTGTTCGAAACCGAAATCAACCGGCTGGCCCAGGCCGTGGAACAGAATCCTACAGGGATGCTTATCACCGATTTGCAAGGCAGGCTGATTTATACCAATCAGGCCTATACACAAATTACCGGCCACGCATTCGTCGAAGCTTACGGCAAGACGCAACGAGAACTGATTTCGACCGATATCGGCGATGACGAGTTCAATGAAATCCGCAAGCGTTTGGAGGCGGGCAAACAATGGAACGGGATGGTGCAGAACCGCCATAAAGACGGCGCGCTATATTGGGAATTCATCAGCGCTTCGCCGATCTATGACGATGAGGGCAATATTTCCAGTTTTCTTTTTCTGAGGACGGACATTACCGCGCGCAAAAGGAACGAGGAAGAACTGAGGCGCTATAAGGACCACCTTGAGGACGAAGTGCAGCAGCGCACAGCGGATCTGGTATTGGCGCGCAATGCAGCGGAAGCGGCCAATCAGGCAAAAAGCGTATTTTTGGCCAATATGAGCCACGAACTGCGCACGCCGCTGAACGCCATCCTCGGGTTTTCCGGCATCATGCGCAAGGATCCCCGTACTCCGGAATACCAGCGGCAGAACCTCGATATCATCAACCGTAGCGGCGGGCATCTGCTGACGCTGATCAACGATGTCCTGGAAATGGCCAAGATCGAAGCCGGCCGCGTGCAACTGGAAAACGCGCCGTTCGATTTGGGCGGCATGGTGCGTGAAGTAACGGACATGATGAACCTGCGCGCACGTGAAAAAGGCCTGCGCCTGCTGATCGACCAATCGTCATGCTTTCCGCGCTATATATCCGGAGACGAAGCCCGCTTGCGTCAAGTGTTGATCAATCTGGTAGGAAACGCCATCAAGTTTACCCATGAGGGAGGCGTGACCATCCGCCTGGGTACGAAAAGCAACAGGATTTCGCATCTGATAATCGAAGTAGAGGACTCCGGTCCCGGCATCGCTGCGGAAGATCAGCAGCGCATCTTCGAACCCTTCGTGCAACTGGCGGAACGAGGCGACAACAAGGGGACCGGACTGGGGCTGACCATTACCCGCCAGTTCGTGCAACTCATGGGTGGCAACCTCAGCCTGGTAAGCACGCCGGGCATAGGTACGCTGTTTCATGTCGAGTTACCGTTGACGGAAGTTACGAAAGCCGATATCGCCAAACCGAAGGCGGAGAAAGGCGACGTGGTGGGCTTGGCTCCGGGGCAGACCGAATACCGCATATTGATCGTCGAAGATCAGGTCGAGAATCAGTTGCTGCTGGTCAAACTGCTGGAATCCGTCGGCTTCAAGGTCAAGGCGGCCGATAACGGTGAGCAGGGCGTGGCGCTGTTTCAGAGCTGGCGGCCGCATTTTATCTGGATGGATCGCCAAATGCCGGTGATGGACGGGCTGAAAGCAATGCAGATTATTCGCGCGCTTCCGGGCGGCAGGGAGGTGAAAATTGCCGCTGTTACAGCGTCGGCATTTAAGGAACAACGCGCCGAACTGCTCAATGCGGGCATGGACGATTTTGTGCGCAAGCCTTACCGCTTTAACGAAATCTACGAGTGCCTGTCCAAACAGTTAGGGGTAAAATACATTTACAAGGACATACCCGGCACCGAGACCATAAACGTCCCGAAGCTAACACGGGAAAGCTTATCCATACTACCCAAGGCGTTACGGCAGGAGTTGAAGAACGCCCTGGAAAGCCTGGAAAGCGAACGCATTGCGCTCGTCATTGAACAAGTTGCGTCTTACGACACGAAACTGCAAAAAGCGCTGGCTCGTATCGTGGAAAACTTCGATTATCCTGCGATTATAAAGGTGCTGGATACCAACTAA
- the ruvX gene encoding Holliday junction resolvase RuvX, which yields MPEVEQTARDGAYIGFDFGEKNIGVAVGQRITATATRLETIRVVSNAAKWDAITRLVNEWRPVAFVVGLAYQLDGSENPITQPTLRFCRQLDGRYRLPVYTMDETLSTMESKEIFYQSRTRRSEKFIDFKDEFAAQLILQTWLRQPLPGGAGHV from the coding sequence ATGCCTGAAGTCGAGCAGACGGCGCGGGATGGCGCTTATATCGGTTTTGATTTTGGCGAAAAGAATATCGGCGTCGCCGTCGGTCAGCGTATCACCGCGACCGCGACGCGCCTGGAAACCATACGCGTTGTCAGTAACGCCGCCAAGTGGGACGCCATTACCCGCCTGGTGAACGAATGGCGGCCCGTAGCGTTTGTGGTGGGTTTGGCTTATCAGCTTGATGGCAGCGAGAATCCGATTACCCAGCCGACCTTGCGTTTTTGCAGGCAACTGGACGGCCGCTATCGTTTGCCTGTTTACACCATGGATGAGACTTTATCCACCATGGAGTCAAAAGAGATTTTTTACCAATCGCGTACGCGCCGCTCCGAAAAGTTTATCGACTTCAAGGACGAATTTGCCGCTCAATTGATACTGCAAACCTGGTTGCGTCAACCTTTACCCGGAGGTGCCGGACATGTCTGA
- the gshB gene encoding glutathione synthase has translation MSVKLGVIMDPIEEINIDKDTTFALLLEAQRRGWDLFYMEMKDLYLRDGVAGARMRSLQLQREHAGWHEFTDECDIPLHELDVVLMRKDPPFDAEYIYATYLLERAEAGGVYVVNRPRSLRDANEKLFTAWFSQCCAPTLVARKSARLRGFLQEQGEIVLKPLDGMGGASIFRVKPSDPNLSVILETMTQHDTRFVMGQRYLPEISDGDKRILVINGEAVPYALARIPALGESRGNLAAGGKGVGRELSERDRWIVGEVGPVLREMGLVFVGLDIIGDYLTEINVTSPTCVQQLDTIFGLNIAGQLMDHIEQVVEGR, from the coding sequence ATGTCTGTGAAGCTGGGGGTCATTATGGACCCTATCGAAGAAATCAATATAGACAAGGATACGACATTCGCCTTGCTGCTGGAGGCGCAGCGACGCGGCTGGGACTTGTTCTACATGGAAATGAAGGATCTTTATCTGCGCGACGGCGTAGCCGGCGCGCGCATGCGCAGTTTGCAACTGCAGCGCGAACATGCCGGATGGCACGAATTTACCGACGAGTGCGATATTCCGCTGCATGAGCTGGATGTCGTATTGATGCGCAAGGATCCTCCGTTCGATGCCGAATATATCTACGCGACGTATTTGCTGGAACGCGCGGAAGCCGGCGGCGTGTATGTGGTGAACCGTCCGCGTTCGCTGCGCGACGCCAACGAAAAACTGTTTACCGCCTGGTTTTCGCAGTGCTGCGCGCCGACGCTGGTTGCCAGAAAGTCTGCGCGTTTGCGCGGTTTTTTACAGGAACAGGGCGAGATCGTGCTGAAGCCGCTGGACGGCATGGGGGGCGCTTCCATTTTTCGGGTAAAGCCGTCCGATCCCAATTTGAGCGTGATACTGGAAACCATGACCCAGCACGATACGCGCTTCGTGATGGGGCAACGCTATCTGCCCGAAATCAGCGACGGCGATAAACGCATACTGGTGATTAATGGTGAGGCGGTGCCTTATGCGTTGGCAAGAATTCCGGCGCTGGGAGAGAGCCGCGGTAATCTGGCAGCCGGAGGCAAGGGCGTGGGGCGCGAGTTGAGCGAGCGCGACCGCTGGATAGTCGGGGAGGTGGGGCCGGTGTTGCGCGAAATGGGTCTGGTGTTTGTCGGACTGGACATTATCGGTGATTATCTGACGGAAATCAACGTTACCAGTCCGACCTGCGTACAGCAACTCGATACGATCTTCGGCCTGAATATCGCAGGGCAGTTGATGGATCACATAGAGCAGGTAGTAGAGGGTAGATGA
- a CDS encoding LuxR C-terminal-related transcriptional regulator — translation MKESDLLQFIEKIYGEEETPVYWSEFLEQLDPKCYQKLIPHLHRACNLYIKRVEAQTLRDCSLETLNALPMGAILLNQNGKVLFYNRAAESILERNDGFSLDAKGSGSIAAGSVRETKALQKLIRDSIKTRPGQGEAKAVDSSPHGGAMGSPYPADKGQDPDGCAQNKVPSELVSNMTAKLSFTPRPEQVKEYGFRHSLPERRGKKLKSTVLGQGMGTVMKLTRSGSEHPLWIHITPLPSGQLSFYEIPCAVLFICDPENNTRLSSTVLANLYGLSLAEAQIARGLAMGSTVDSIAKEHRRSVNTIRVQLKQAFRKTNTHSQTDLVRLILSGPAMQC, via the coding sequence ATGAAAGAGTCAGATTTACTACAGTTCATCGAAAAAATCTACGGCGAAGAGGAAACACCGGTATATTGGTCCGAATTTCTGGAACAATTGGACCCGAAATGTTACCAGAAGTTAATTCCTCACCTGCATCGGGCCTGCAATTTGTATATAAAGCGGGTCGAAGCGCAGACGCTGCGCGACTGCTCTCTGGAAACGCTGAACGCACTCCCTATGGGAGCCATTCTGCTGAATCAGAACGGTAAGGTTCTGTTCTACAACAGAGCGGCAGAAAGCATACTCGAAAGAAATGACGGCTTCAGCCTGGATGCCAAAGGATCAGGTTCAATCGCAGCAGGATCAGTGCGAGAGACGAAAGCCCTGCAAAAACTGATCAGGGATTCCATCAAAACCAGGCCAGGTCAGGGCGAAGCCAAAGCTGTCGACTCAAGCCCGCATGGCGGCGCTATGGGTAGCCCGTATCCAGCCGACAAAGGGCAGGATCCTGACGGCTGCGCACAAAACAAGGTGCCGAGCGAGTTAGTAAGCAACATGACTGCAAAACTATCCTTCACGCCACGCCCGGAACAGGTCAAAGAATATGGATTCCGGCATAGCCTCCCGGAACGGCGAGGTAAAAAGCTCAAGTCTACGGTATTGGGGCAAGGCATGGGCACGGTAATGAAATTGACGCGCTCAGGCTCCGAACATCCGTTATGGATACATATCACACCGTTGCCCAGCGGGCAGCTTTCGTTTTATGAAATACCTTGCGCCGTGCTGTTTATCTGCGATCCTGAAAATAACACACGCTTATCCAGTACGGTATTGGCCAATCTGTATGGCTTGTCGTTGGCCGAGGCTCAAATCGCCAGAGGTCTGGCAATGGGGTCAACGGTGGACTCGATTGCCAAAGAGCATCGTAGAAGCGTCAATACGATCCGGGTGCAATTGAAACAGGCATTCAGGAAAACCAATACGCATAGCCAAACTGATCTGGTAAGGTTGATTTTGAGCGGGCCCGCCATGCAATGCTAA